The DNA segment GTACCCGTGATcaggatgagcaaatggtaccgggtagcagcactgaatttcctgaactaaaagattttcaatatcaactcggtaccgacttttggcgttttctgtacaGGCTGGTGGCGGTTTTTatcttcatgtactgataccgaacatGATCGTAcctgtattttcgataccagtaccggttcgataccggttaacaccaagcttatcccaacctGTGAtacaaaaaaaatcattaaattaggagtaaactgccattttggtccctgtggtttgggcacttttgccattttagtccaaatctcaaactttttacatctgggtccctatggtttgcattttgttgccattttagtccaaaatccaaaaactctcttttttgactgttgaaaactgattattgtcctttagtgcaggggcattttggtcattttgcttttcatttaacattttcttaactcaaaaattaatatatatatatatacatatatatatatatacacacattatgAGGTGTATGTATAGAAGGCAATAAATCATCCCAAATCAAACAACCCATATCaataatcatcatcttcattgGTTCTTCATCTTCAACCCCTTATCCACATACaaaatcaaatcatcatcattttcatCGATTCTTCATCTTCAACAGTTCATTATCATCTTCTCAAACACCACATAACAACACGTAACTTCATCCCAAATCAAATAACCCTTTATCATTACACAAAATCAAATGGCTTCTTTTTAACCTAAAACCTAACAACAAACACCCACAACTTCAATTCCTGTTACAGATCGAATGCCACCGCCGCCGCCGACGTTGCTAGCAACCGGGTTCCAACTTCAGctagctctctctctcttctctgaaCTACcatcacaccaccaccaccaccatcccactgTGGTGACAAAACAACCCGgagactctctctctctctcttccgatcacacactctctctctctctctctctctctctgtcaaATGGCAGATCTAGATGAAATATACAATAACCCCAAATCAATATATGTTGCTAAAAATGACGGTTTGGTTGATTTTGGGGAACAGTTTTGAAAGTCTAGGGCTTTTTTGTAGAGTTGTTCAAGAGGAAGATGAATCGAGGAACCAATTGCAATTTCATGGGTCTGATTTAGAACGAGAACGAGAATGGGGTTCATGTGTGTACTCTTCTTGATAAAATTGTGAATCCGAACAAGGGTTTATGGTTGACGATGAATATTTCAGGTAAAATCACTTTCTAATTTATTGCAGGTGGTCGTGACAGGGGGGTCGGTGGCGGAGgtgtggtggtggcggaggtATGGAGTTGACACAGATGTGGTGGTGGCTGAGGCGTGGCGGTGGTGTAGAGAGAGAAAAAAAGAGAGAGGttggtgatggtggcggtggtgagaaggGGGAGGAGGTAGGAATGGCAATGGGCCGGTTTTGGGctgggtattggtaatcccaggcCCGTACCCGGTTGTAATTTTTTGTCCCATACCTGGCCTGTTACCCGTAgggtatttgtcgggtaattacccgtcgggtatcgggcataccctcgggtatcgggtatacccgttaatttcttaaaaatacccgttgggacaaatgtgcaatttttactttgatttttatatagtttgcaattttaataactataagaaatgaaaatatgattaaatACTTCCATATCATATTCATACCACATATACCAAACTAAATCAAAACGATTAAATACTTCCATTTCGAAtatacatgctcaaaaataagttATTTGGTCACTAAGCAGTTGCCAAATACATATGGACTTATTCCACTGGGCGTATCTGTTCTCTGTTCTCACATACTTTGTGTAGCATTATGTGACAATCGGTAATTAACGcctctaattacgcgattaaccaACGTTTTAGGCGATAATAAGTAGTGTATAAGACAcatattaacttaattaggctattGGGAATGCGTAGGAGCGCTTATTCGACTTCACAGTACGCGGATGGTGATTTGCTGGAAAACTTGACGAGTGTTAAACGGTAATGAACTGACACAGACGAAATACTGACAACCCATAACTTACGACGAACGAACGCGTTATTTAACTAGCGATTTCAGTTGCGATATTTGAAATTTGATATGTatgtttttataaattatatttatattgCATAACATATGGATGCTGAGTATTGATCTCATACATATTAACAAGATTTTCAAATAAAAAGTAGTTGTTATTGAGATGTATGTAAaaggaaaattaaaaaaaatgtaaaatgatgaaaaactattttaataaacaaataaatattgacgatagaaaaaaatatatacatatatgtgtgtatatatatataaattcattCAAAATCCAACTATCTAGTTACATACACAAGTTTCTAGTCGATCTTTTCGTAAGACTTGATGAAAAGATCTTTTCTCCATTCCAACACACAAAACGCAAAGGTCATGTTGTAGTATTATTAAATTCTATGTCTGTCCATTCCGATGTAACAAAGTGTATTATCTTTAATCTTAGGTTTGTACTTTAACCTTCAGAGATATCATAAAAGTAAACCTTCACATTTCAATAACTTTTCCTTATTTTCTGTTGTTAACGAATGGcatcaaagaaaaagaaaaaagggCAAATATCTTCTAACATTAAGTCCCATCCTACACTTTCAAAACAAAATTTCATATTACcttctctactctctctctcacGCGAAACCCTACCACTCAACCCTTTCTTTCCCTCTCACCTTTGTGTCTGCAACCAAACTACACCCACAAATAAATCACAGAAACATTACCCTTTCCTATTGAGTTCACCCTCACCCACACCCCTAAACCACCCTCCTGCTTTCGATCAACAAaatgaccaccaccaccaccgtcgtctGGTGGTGGTGCTACGACGAAACAGAGCGAGAGAAAGGGGAACGGAGGAGAGAGAGGGAACAGAGGAGAGAGAGGGACGCGACTGAGAGAGATCGGGACACCGATTTCCGGCGACGGATCGCCGGTGACGAACGGCGGAGCACGACGGACGACAGACAAGCCGTCGTCCACGGCGGTGGTGGCGTTTTGATTCCGAGAAGCATTCCGGTCAACAATCCAGCAGGTTCGACTTCCGATTCGTTTCGAGTTTGGTTTGGATTCAGATGGGTTCGGATGTAGTTCGAGTCAGACATTGTTCGGGTTCTTGGTCAGATTTACTCTCACATCAGTTTCGGTTCTTCTCAGATTTCGGATCAGGATCGCGGTTCAGATTGTGGGTTTCGGTTTGGTTCAGGTTTCGGTCAAACACAGTCAACGGTTCGGACTCGGCTCAAaccgagtcgactcggtcaacaCCTGAGTCAACTCGGGTTAAACTTCGGTCAACAGAGCAGTTCGGGTCAACAGTCAAAGTCAGTCAACAGGAGTCAAGGGCAGTCGTCAAGTCAAACCCGGTCAGATTCAGTTTGTTCAGTTCGGGCCAATAGTAAAAGCCGATCAAATTCATTCAACTGCGGTCAGCGGGTCAATGCTAGTCAACAGAAGTCCGGTTCGAGTGTCGGTCAACTCCAGTCAACTGAGGTCAAACTCAGTCAACATAAGACCCGGTAAAGTTGTTAGCGTAGCGAGTTAGACTACGTTAGATTCTACTTAGTATACGCGAACCGAGCTCAACCCGACTAACTAACGGTTTTACATTTAGTGATTTTGTTTCGTATTCGACGTTTTGATATATTTGACGTAAAACTTATATAATGTTTGAGTTGTCagggttattccaaaaacagaggaaaaaCTCTGTCCGATTTTTGCTAAAACCCGAATTATAAAACGTATCTAAATCTTAACGACACGTATCTAAATCCAAgttttcttataaaataaatataaaagtatatTTATTTTAGTGACGTTTTATAACTTATAAACTGAAATTATAACATTTCGACAACACGCGAGTTACAACTTAACGAAACCCGACACTTATTTAGATAAGCATAATTATCTATAGTTATTCAAACATCGATACTTCCGAGTactttcataaaataaatataacgatttatatttatttcaaacgtcgtTACGTAGTGTATTTTTATAAGATAAatgtaatatttatatttatttcattaCGTTCTATTAAAGCTACGAAGAGTCGTACAACTATTCACCTACACCTTCTAATTCACGACGACTAGCACGACTACGTAATTAAatttatttgtatatatatatatatatatatatatatatatatatataggggaaagataaatcgaaaacccatgtgagttgagaaaacccaaataaaccctatgtaacatttttatttttttctaaaaaaaatagggaatgtaatataaatgtacacggacctatttatgaaaaaaatgtaaaaaacgctttctatttaaaaaaaaaatgttgaaaatttgtatgttacattttttttggacATATGTATTATGTAGCCtgaaattttgtaacattttttaaaaaaaaaactacttggtgtttttttgtgtttcttttttgaaaatgttcaaatatatgtatattacattccctattttttttagaaatgtttcttgagtttacattgttttttacaaaggttttctgagttttctcaactcaagtgggttttcgatttatccttcccctatatatatatatatatatatatatatatatatatatatatatatatatatataccataaaccATTCGGAATACTAAGTCGATCTCGAGACTTACTTTATCCCGATTctaaacgggatcaaataaccatcgGATTGGTTATCCTGAGTCAAACTAATAACCCCTTCACagagtcgtttagttaacgattcgatagagctcggacacgtagtttaactacgtcgTTATATTAGAAACTTAtcattattccttgattaggaatgctttagttgcacgctagaGAGTTCACATCCTTGGAATGATACTACGGAATCACGCtaggctagctttgcacaggaacaTCAAGGTGAGTTcgtaacccccactttttacggttttacatttttgtaaatgttttcgggggtggaaagacatgcaagtttttgcaaaagaaaacactatttcgatgaatgaaaactcatatttctaaatcgtgttgcgaatgaatttcaaggaacttaaatggtttacgaatgatttcgatcaaacataccggttttacaaaacgcgcacatatttacgaaacgtgcatgattttctaatgggtacgggcgacacagtcgaggtgattcgacacagtcgaggtgattcgacacagtcgaggggattcgacacagttgAGGGGATTCGACaaagtcgaggtgattcgacacaatcgaggtgattcacacagtggaggtgatttgacacagtcgaggtgatttgacacaatcgaggtgattcacacagtcgaggtgattcgacacaatcgaggtgattcacacagtcgaggtgattcgacacaatcgaggtgattcacacagtcgaggtgattcgacactaaaaaaatcgtctacacaggttgagtacttcctatgtcgtagcatacgttaatgtcctcgcgaaacattaacgatcaacctgttcatagacactttacatacccatttacaacactaaaactttcatatattcataagattcatttgatggaaactcacaaatacatggatttacaaactttggtaacgtttttcaaattatacctaagtaagaggacgcgctgatcctgcttacaaaggttcgtttgggctcggctcattctctctcgtgcaatgcacaaacactctcgtgggctagactcacagttctcatatatcatgccaagaaaatgcttttactatattttctcaacaactttaaaaccggttatcaaaaagatttcttttgaatcttttcaaaacaaactatgaactcgctcaactttatgttgactttttcgcatgttctttctcagattgcattttcaaaactatggaacggttggaataggagaacccatgggaattcaagtacttagcggcgttcatgttctagaagtcttagcttatttgcttccgctgtgcaatgaaggtACCAGTCCAGTCACGTCAGCTCTGataattcggggtgtgacacattacATGGATCAATAAAAGACATGTTTATCATCTTCAATTCCAACACTTGAAAACAATAACTCAAAACATATACAACATATACAACACATAAAGTCAGTTTATTTATTATGTTTATCATCTTCAATTCCAACACTTGAAAACAATAACTCAAAACATATACAACACATAAagtcattttattttatttagcaTTTGGTTGAGCACTTGGTAGACATGAAAAAAAATTACCTTCACTACAAGAACAAGATCTCGATCTGATAATGGTGTTGTTGCTACTTGACTTTTTGTGTTCTTGCTTTATGAGTAGAATAGGGTaagatgaaaagaaaaaaaatataattttctaGATACTAATATAGTTATATGTATGGAAATTTATAatatatttgtcacacccccaatttaccacctagggagtgtccctgttaggcgtgtgacaacaAGCtaggagccaccaattacattgaatcacaaggtCAAAACAAAGTTTCATAAATTATTAGTAATAAAATCCAAGCACAAGTTGTTCGAAACcattaagttcagcggaagcattaacgtatcacaaagtatatgtttcacacaaccaaagtaaataaatgtttgttaaataactcaacaatgcaaccatgaccactcgcgccctccagccagcaagttcctgcgttccaagtacctaaggacctgcgagcatgtaacacgtgtatcagacaaagctggcgagttcacagttttagaaaacgtttgttactcgttgtatgtaaaacagttcaataaccaatgcaagtaatattgttaatatctcaattccgaacaatgacggctcctgaaatacacgactgcccttcccacgtactcctatctagtactgggccagactgtgtcattagttcacctccgtcctctacaggagcggtgtgagggtgccaaacctaagtagcgctactaactaatacccgatgagggacttacaaaagatgataggtgagaatattaaccaatatacccgtttttacccaaagacttatccccccatgggatacccactgactgtccccaaccactgggacgcatgctcgaatgtagtgaactcaccttggattgctcggtagaattaattactcgtttaacaacagtgatttaccaagccctatgatagttacacataacagtcagtttgcatatcagcacaacacgtatcatttcacatttaatcatcaactagtgtacacgaatacaatgTTAACACCTcaatatctttcggttcacacTTTCATTCGACACCTCAGTTATGTTTCGACACTATCTTTCGTTTCGTATTTATCCTTCGACACATTAGTTATCAATCGGTTAATGGTTATGTTTCGACACACAGTTATATTTCGATTCACAGTCATCCTTCGACCTATTACCTATCTTTCGACATACTTATCTTTCGATCTaacagttatgtttcgaaccaaatgcTATGTTTTGAACCAAATGTCATGTTTCGAACCAAATATCATGTTTCGAACCAAATACCATGTTTCGAACCAAATACCATCTTTCGACTATGCCAGTTATCCTTCGACtaccacagttatctttcggttcCCAGAATCCTAACATACGACTTAACTGCTATCATTCGGTTACAATTCAGCAATTATTATTCGATCCATCAGTTACGAAACGGAACCCTAATGGTCATCAAGCAGTACAGTAAACATGTATCAAGATCTAATCAGTTTGACCCAGCAGTTTAGATTGTGCCGTCTAACAACAATTTTATCAAAACCAATATCCATGCTAACTAGTCACTATGATTTAACACATAATGTCTAACGATCTAATTCTCACACAACGTTCATCATATCAGAATTATTCACTAATAGTTATCGGCACAAGACATGTGGGTTCACCATCACTGTTACGATAAACGATAATCGAAATTGCAAATCAAATATAATATCACATGCATAATCGGTCGTGACCTAATCGCATACGTATTCAATCCATGAACGAGGTTGTTACTATGTTAAATCAAACAAGCAATCATAAGCGTTTCTAATTCACTAAACGAACAAGAATCTTACTAACTGAAAGACAGGATCAACAGTTTGATGCTTCTAAAGAGAAAACTTGTTCTTCTGCCGTCACACAATAAGAGGGTCTAGGGTTTGTAACTGTTCGTATCACACACGTATGTTCTAAATATAACCTTAAACTCGTGGGCCGAAGGACTGGGCCGAAAGACTGGGCCGTAAGACCCGGATCCCAGTCGAAGGATCCTATCCTTGGTCGAAAGATAGGGTCTTCGGTCGAAAGTTATGTcttatgtttcgtgatccttcgaaggttggaccttTCGGTCGAAGGATCTTTGGTTGAAAGATGTCTTAGTATAAATCGAGTATTTCAATACGTTACTCATTAACAAGCTTGCAACATATTCCCACCAGCACAATGATCTTACAAGATTCCAAGGATATGTAAATACGACAAAGGAGTTCGGGaaataggataatactaacctcaagaattcgggttgtcacatcatccccaacttgaaggaaatttcgtcctgaaatttagcaagaaatttcgtcccgaaatttagcaagtaGGTACGAGAGAGTGGAGTgacaattcaagattgttgcggattttcctcaggtgttacatcatccccaacttgaaggggaatctcgtcccgagattcactagttttgcttgactctgccttgtccttgggaaagaggtgagggtactttagtttcatctgatcctcgcgttcccacgtgaactccggtccacgccttgaattccaacggaccctaacaatcggaattcgactgtgtttacggaccttgacctcccgatccatgatttcaataggctcttcaacaaactgcagcttgtcatccaacttgagctcttgaaatggcacaactAGTGTCTCATCAGccagacacttctttagttgagaaacgtgaaacacatcgtgaacattacctaattccgcaggtaactcgagtctgtaagcgactttaccgatccgctcaagaattttgaatggcccaatgtaacgtggattaagcttgccacgcttcccaaagcgtacaacgcccttccacggtgaaactttcaacataacccgatcattaacttcgaactccaagggctttctacgcttgttagcataacttttctggcgatcacgcgctgctgccatacgatCCCTTATCCGAGCTATATTTTGTGAAGTTTCAAGAATGAGTTCaggacctgtgagttgactgtcacctacttctgcccaacagagaggagaacgacatttccgcccatacaatgcttcgaacggagctgcctgaatacttgtgtggtagctgttgttgtaggagaactctattaacggcaagtgcctttcccatcccttcccaaaatcgatcacacatgcccgcagcatgtcttcaagcgtctgaatagtgcgctcactctgaccatccgtctgggggtggtaagcggtgctcatatccaGTTTCGAACCGAACAGTttgtgcatagactgccataattcagaagtaaaacgcgggtctcgatctgagatgatagaagttggcactccgtgtctagcaactacctccttaagatacactgctgcaagctgcgaaaacttatccgtttccttgattgctagaaaat comes from the Helianthus annuus cultivar XRQ/B chromosome 4, HanXRQr2.0-SUNRISE, whole genome shotgun sequence genome and includes:
- the LOC110936870 gene encoding uncharacterized protein LOC110936870, producing the protein MTTTTTVVWWWCYDETEREKGERRREREQRRERDATERDRDTDFRRRIAGDERRSTTDDRQAVVHGGGGVLIPRSIPVNNPADFGSGSRFRLWVSVWFRFRSNTVNGSDSAQTESTRSTPESTRVKLRSTEQFGSTVKVSQQESRAVVKSNPVRFSLFSSGQ